The Paenibacillus polymyxa M1 DNA segment TCCAGAGGAGCCCAAGGAACTGCGTGGGCTGATTATGCTGGAAAGCGGAGGCAAGCCGGGGATTGATCAAATAACAGATATGTTCAAGAATATGGGCTATGATGTGCGTCCAGACAATCCCGAGGAATTGATTTTTAAACCCGTCGATGCCAGAGCGAACTATACATATATCCGGGTAATTGAGCTGGATACGGGTGAGGAAGTTTATCAGGAAGACAGGGATTTGCGCGCGATTTTGGAAACCTTGCTGAATAAGCATTAAAAATTAGGAAAACTCACTGTTGGAATGAGATAAAGCGATCCTGTCGCCATTCATAGGAACGGAGAACAAATAATGAGATTGTATATTATCCGACATGCAGACCCCGATTATCCTAACAACACCATCACGCCAGAGGGTCATTTGGAAGCCAAGGCATTGGCCAAACGGCTGTCCAGTCACGGACTGGACCGTATTTACGTCTCTCCTTTGGGACGGGCCTTGGATACGATGCGGTACACCGCCGACTCTCTCGGTATGACTTATGAAGTGGAGGACTGGACGCAGGAGCTGGCTCTAAAGCTGGAGGATACTCCATACGGTCGTCTTTCCCATTGGGATTTGCCTGGTGAAGTGATTCGTTCCGGGTCGCCTCTGCCGACTCATGATTCTTGGAAGGACATTTCCTATTATCAAGGGACGCAAAGTCCTGAAACCTTCGAGCGACTGAAAGTTCATTCTGATGAATTTTTGAAGCGGCAAGGCTTTGAGCGGGTCGAGGGCAGGTACCGAATTCTGAAGCACACGGAAGACAGGGTAGCCGTATTTTGTCATGGCGGCTTCGGGCTAACCTGGCTTGCACATCTGTTGGAACTACCGTTGGCTTTGGTCTGGTCCGGTTTTTGGATGCCGCCTAGCTCCGTAACCACCATCTTGTTTGATGAACGCTCCAAGGAATGGGCAGTTCCCCGTTGCATTGGCTTCGGTGATGTCTCCCATCTGTACGCAGAAGGTTTGCCAGTCAGACCTCGGGGTATTATCACCAACTTCAATTAATGATTTTTAGAGCCATGCTAAAAACGGCTTAAGACGATGCACCGTCTTAAGCCGTTTGTTGTATTCATAGGAATGTAGTTCGAGTCAGCGTGCTTCAACGAATCCCTCTAGCTTGGAAGTGCAATGTGCACAGCGGGTAGCAGCTATAGGGATTTCGGACAGGCAATGTGGACATTCCTTAATTGTTTTTTCCTGAGGAGGTTTTTCTTCCTCTTTGCGCTTCAGCATGTTAATCCCTTTGACCAGCATGAACACACAGAAGGCCACGATGAGGAAATCTAGCAGGACATTAATAAACTGACCATAGGCAAGGACCGCAATCCCTGCTTCCTTGGCTTGTGCCAAAGTCTTGCGTGTACCGTCAGCATTTAGAGGGTCGGCAGCTTGTAAAGCTACATATAAGTCTGGAAAATTCATACCGCCCAGAAGTTTACCAATCGGAGGCATAATAATATCGTTTACCACAGAAGTAACAATCTTGCCAAACGCTCCACCAATGATAACACCGACTGCGAGGTCAATCACGTTACCCCGTACAGCGAATTCTTTAAATTCTTTAATAAAACCTTTTCCACTCATGTGAGTGCACACCTTCTTTGCATAAAATCATTTATCTATAATACATGCTATGTCAATTGAGGGCAATTCCAAATTGATGTATTGCACTTTGTCACAAAATCACATGTTCATTTGTCTTCTGTATGTAAACCAATAATGGAGGCGATGTATCGTGAGTTTAAGATTTAACCACAGAGCAGTGAGTCCTAGTACATTCAAGGCAATGATGGAGATGGAAAAATATATTTCCGGTCGTTTTACAGACAAAGTATTGTACGAACTGCTGAAAATTAGAGTATCCCAAATCAATGGCTGTTCCTATTGTCTTGATATGCATGCAAAGGATTTGCTAAAACTAGGGGATTATGCTGACCATATTTTGCAGCTTGCTTTATGGCGGGAGGTTCCTTTGTTCTCGGAAAAAGAACGTGCTATGCTTGAATTAGCTGAAGCGGTCACTCATATTTCAGAGCAAGGGGTACCCACAGACTTGTATAATCGGGTCAGAGAACATTTTACAGAGGAAGAGTATGTAGATTTGATTACCGCAATTAATGTGATCAACAGCTGGAACCGGATTGCCATCGCGACCGGGATGTATCCAGGCAGTCTTTAATGAACAGGGGGCTACACTTTGACTGGCAAAGAACAAGGGATTGAACAAGAATCGGTGGATGTAAGCCTGGAAGAGCTGTATCAGAAATATCGCAAATATTCTTTTGCCATTGCTTATCGCATGCTTGGAACGGTTACGGATGCCGAGGATGTCGTTCAAGACTGCTTTGTCGAGCTGGAGAATAAGCCCCTGAATGACATACAGAACCCCAAAGCCTATGTAGCCAAAATGACGATGAATCGGTGTCTGAATCTACTGAATTCTGCGCGTAAGCAAAGAGAGACATATGTAGGACAGTGGCTGCCTGAGCCGCTGGGTGAGAGCGCAGACCTCCCTGCCGATTGGCTGGAACGTAAAGATATGATATCTTACGCATTTCTGGTTCTGCTGGAGCAGCTAAAACCGATAGAGCGAGCTGTTTTTGTGCTGAGAGAAGCTTTTCAATATGATTATAAAGAAATTGCAGAATTACTGGGCAAGACCGAGAGCAACTGTCGGCAGTTGTTCAGTCGTTCCCGTCGTATTTTATCTTCCGGAGAATCTGCTCCTGAAGCTCCAATCAGTCCTAATATAAATAACTCTTCCCGGGTAAAACTGCTGGAGCGTTTTACAACCGCTTTTCTCGCCTACGATGTGACTGCTATGCTGGAACTACTGGCTGAACAACCTATATTCGTGTCAGATGGTGGAGGTAATGTGCATACAGTGATGAGGCCGATGGTTGTACGCAAAGGCGTTCTCGCCCTGTTGACCTCTCGTCGGGTATTAACCGTTTTACGAGAAAGAGATGTGGTCTACACCGTCATTAATGGTGAGGTTCAGCTGGCATTTCTGAAAGACGGTGAAGTGAGAGAAACCTTATGCCTCATACTGACACCTGACGGGGAGCATATTCAGAATTTTTATTTAATGGTTAATCCAGATAAGCTGGGACACATCCATATATGACAGAAGAAGCTAGCGTAAAAAAATGAACTGCCCAAACATAAAAAACCTTGATTCCTTGCTTAGGATCAAGGTTTTTTGCTGTTTTTATAACTGCCGAGCTTGATGAAGAGCCAGATCGCCTATCCAGGGAAGCTTGAGCCACTTTCCTTGTCCCGCACGAATTAACAAGATAATCCACAAGGCAAGGCTTGCCAGCGTTAGCAGGGAAGCGAGGAAAGGACCGAGTATCGGAATGAATCCGACCAGCACATGTCCGATCATGAGGGCTACAAAAAGAAGTATGGATTGCAGTGCGTGAAATAATACGAATCGGCTTTTCTTTTCCAGCATGACAAAGGCCAGCGCGCCAATAAAGGCGAACAAATAGCACAGGACAGCTGCTATATTTTCATCCAATCCTGTGGAAGACTTATAGACTGACATGTCAGGCATATCCTCCTTTATAAAAGATTCAAGCTAAGTCTCCGTACTATACAAGCTATGAGGATAGGATTGATGGATATGCCCGATCTCGGTAAAAAAGTTGTCTCTACACAAAACATACTAACTCATTGAACCACTTCCACCTTACGAATTGCCTGAAAGTCTTTCCCGAGAATCCGTTTCGGTTCCCGCCAAACGTTTTAGAAACGTATTTCTCCAGTTTACGGACAATTCTTCCACTTCGAGAATTTGTTTAATACCCTCGATATGATCCTTCTCTTGATGCATAATTCGATTGGCAAATGAAACCGTAATTGCTTTCGGATGGCGATGAAGGAGGGATAGTCCGTCGGCTTTAGAGGCAACTCCCTCTTCCAGAACGCGGAAGTAGAATCCCGTGTAGCCTGTTTGCTGTACCTTCAAGGGCATGTCCGGTACGCCGTACTTGATGGACAACTTGTAGCAAGGCTGTCTTGGCTGGCTAACTTGAACGATAGCTTTGCCAAGCTTAAAGACGTCTCCAATGCAAACGTCGGATTCTAGCAAACCCTTTATCGTTAAATTTTCCCCGAACGCGCCGTAATCGAGCGGTCTCCGCAATTCATTTTCCCAGAACGGATAGTGCTCGTAGGGATAGACGCATACAGCTTTCTCTTTACCCCCGTGATGAACTAGATCGCCCTGCCCATCCCCTTCGAAGTTTAGATAAGATAAATACAAATATTCATCTGTGGCCGACTTGAATATCCCCGTAGAAACGTCCTTCTGATTAAACTGGATCTGCTTGGGCATGCCGACATTAAGTGAAAGGATTTTAATAGATGCCATTCGGATCACCCCTACTCTTTTTACATTTCGGTAATTCCTTCTTTTGACTCTGTTCGTCCCCGTTTCCATTTTACACTCCTCTATGCGCTATTTGCGAATTTTTGATTAGTCTCCGTTAATGGGATAGAGTCCTTTTTGGGCAACTCATCGTTCCGGGAGCGATGTTCTCGTTCGAACATACCCGATCTCGGTAAAAAAATGAATTAGAGAATGTGTATAAAAATACAAAAAAGGCTGAACGAAAAGAATTCGTTCAGCCTTTTAAATGGTTATGCACATGTTTTGCACATGTTGTATACACTTTATCCACCGCATATTAATGTTTATCCACAGAAATAACATGATTTATACACAAATTGTGCACAATCTGTAGATAATATTACGATAATTCATACTTTGCACACAGTTTGTCCACAAACTATCAACATATTGGGTGTAATTGTGGATATACTTCCGTAATTATCGATCACCAGTTTTTAAATGGCGGCGTGGGTGCGTGATTTTACCCATTTTATTCTTGTCATCCTCTTTGGGGATAAGTCGTTCATCGGTACGTCCTTCGTGATGGTTATCAAAGGCATATTCGGTCATTTTCCACTCGGAAGTACCCAAAATAACATCAGCTGGAAAGTGCTGGCCTCTGTGCAAATGTTGCTCATGTCCATCCTCATCCACATAAATACCATCCACTTCTACCTTTTCACCCGTTAGTGGGAGTAAATCCTTTCCTTTGTGTTCCATTGGTATCCCCTCCGTCTGGCTTATTCTTCGTTAATTTGTCCGGACAGAGGTTCTTTTATCCACAAGCTGCAGTAAAATATCCTCGGCAATTTGGTCTGCGGGATGAGGTTTGCGAAGTAACTCAATCGCCTGCTTCATTTCCTTAGCAAGAGAGGGGGTGGAGATCAGATCCAGACAATGTTGAATCAGTTCCTCTGTTGTGCGAGCAATGCGGGCAGCTCCTTTTTGCTGCAGATACAGAGCATTATTTAGTTCCTGCCCGGGTACGGGTTTGAACACCAGGATAGGTAAACCCGATGCGATGCTTTCCGAGAGTGTGATACCACCGGGCTTTGTAATCACCAGATTGCTTGCTCGCATAAGTGCCGGGACGTAGCCCACGAATCCGTAGGTGTAGATGTCGGGGTGGTCCGCATACAGCGCATCCAATTCTGCTTTTAGCTGCTGGTTGCGTCCGCAGACGATCAGCAGTCGTAGCTGCGGAAGTCGGCTTAAATGACGACAGATATCCAGTATGCCGGATAACACACCATATGCACCTGCCATAATGAGCAACGTGGTCGTCTCAGTTTGTAACGGTGGGATTACCTGTTGCTGATCAGGGACTTCGTTGACAGATAGGTTATAAAAAGAAGCGTGAATCGGAATCCCGGTCGCGGCAATACGTTCGATAGGTATTCCTCGCTGTGCGGCTTCCTGCTGAAGATCCTCAGTGGCTACATAGTAGCGATCAATATCGGGATGCAGCCAGCGCCCATGCAGGTCAAAGTCTGTAACCACGTTGACAATAGGCAAATTCATTCCCATTTTGCGGCGTAACGCCGGGAGAGCGAGCTGCGGGAACGTATGGATTACGAGATCCGGCAACTCCTTTTTCAGTGTGAGAGCAAGTTGACGCATTCCGAATGAATGCAACACATGGCCAAAGGCCGATTTAGCTTGCATACCGCGCGTGATGTTATAGACCCAGCCGTAAAGCTGTGGAATGGTTTTGAAGCTTTGCATATATACAAATTTGGTTAGCCCATTCAACCATGGATGTGATTCAGCCATCAGGTCGAGTAGTTGTACCTCGCAGTGTCCGAGTCTTCGCAGACTATCCATGATTGCCCGGGCGGCCTGCACATGGCCTTCCCCGTAGCTGGCGTATAATATTAGAATTTTTGGTGCTGAGACTTCCATGATTGTTTAGCCCCCTATATTCAATAAGCACATGTAGCTCATTTTAGGAACGTTCCAAGTTGAGGGAGGATACGGCTGGCAAAACGAAACGCTCTAGCAGTGTTCGTGGGTTTTTCCAACGGCTCACCTTACTGTCTGCTGTAAATACCACGACTGCATTCGCTTCCGGTATCAGATAAATTTGCTGTCCTCCATGTCCGTGTGCACACGCATAATCAATGTCGTGGAGTCGTCCAGTCCACCATTGGAATCCGTAATCTCCGAATTCCGGATAGCCTTCAATCTGTCGCTGCGTCGCCTCATGCAGCCAATCGGCTGGAATCAATTCTCTGCCATTCCAGATGCCTTGATGAAGGCAGCAATCGCCGAATTTAGCCATGTCTCGCGACGTCAGATACAGTCCGATGTGGCCCATGGTGTAGCCCTCTGGATCTTGTGCCCAACCACTTCTCCCGAACCCTAACGGTTCGAATAAATGCTGGAGAGCATACGTATAGGCGTCAATCCCACAGCAACGGGTGAGCAGAACGGACAACAGATGTGAATCCACACTGCGATATTGGAATACGCCGATTTGATCCTCCTGTACAGGTAAGCGTAGGGCAAAGGACGGCCAGCTTTTGCTGCGATGAAAACGGTGGATAAAGGCTTCACCGAGCTTTTTGCCCGTCTGCCAATACAAGCCTGACGTCATAGTCAACAGATGACGAATCGTAATCCGTTCTAGCAGTGTTTCCTTCCGCTTGGGTAAATACTCAGGCAACAACTTATGCACAGCGGTC contains these protein-coding regions:
- a CDS encoding histidine phosphatase family protein, which encodes MRLYIIRHADPDYPNNTITPEGHLEAKALAKRLSSHGLDRIYVSPLGRALDTMRYTADSLGMTYEVEDWTQELALKLEDTPYGRLSHWDLPGEVIRSGSPLPTHDSWKDISYYQGTQSPETFERLKVHSDEFLKRQGFERVEGRYRILKHTEDRVAVFCHGGFGLTWLAHLLELPLALVWSGFWMPPSSVTTILFDERSKEWAVPRCIGFGDVSHLYAEGLPVRPRGIITNFN
- the mscL gene encoding large conductance mechanosensitive channel protein MscL gives rise to the protein MSGKGFIKEFKEFAVRGNVIDLAVGVIIGGAFGKIVTSVVNDIIMPPIGKLLGGMNFPDLYVALQAADPLNADGTRKTLAQAKEAGIAVLAYGQFINVLLDFLIVAFCVFMLVKGINMLKRKEEEKPPQEKTIKECPHCLSEIPIAATRCAHCTSKLEGFVEAR
- a CDS encoding carboxymuconolactone decarboxylase family protein, whose product is MSLRFNHRAVSPSTFKAMMEMEKYISGRFTDKVLYELLKIRVSQINGCSYCLDMHAKDLLKLGDYADHILQLALWREVPLFSEKERAMLELAEAVTHISEQGVPTDLYNRVREHFTEEEYVDLITAINVINSWNRIAIATGMYPGSL
- a CDS encoding sigma-70 family RNA polymerase sigma factor, translated to MTGKEQGIEQESVDVSLEELYQKYRKYSFAIAYRMLGTVTDAEDVVQDCFVELENKPLNDIQNPKAYVAKMTMNRCLNLLNSARKQRETYVGQWLPEPLGESADLPADWLERKDMISYAFLVLLEQLKPIERAVFVLREAFQYDYKEIAELLGKTESNCRQLFSRSRRILSSGESAPEAPISPNINNSSRVKLLERFTTAFLAYDVTAMLELLAEQPIFVSDGGGNVHTVMRPMVVRKGVLALLTSRRVLTVLRERDVVYTVINGEVQLAFLKDGEVRETLCLILTPDGEHIQNFYLMVNPDKLGHIHI
- a CDS encoding DUF4870 domain-containing protein, with protein sequence MSVYKSSTGLDENIAAVLCYLFAFIGALAFVMLEKKSRFVLFHALQSILLFVALMIGHVLVGFIPILGPFLASLLTLASLALWIILLIRAGQGKWLKLPWIGDLALHQARQL
- a CDS encoding MOSC domain-containing protein, which codes for MASIKILSLNVGMPKQIQFNQKDVSTGIFKSATDEYLYLSYLNFEGDGQGDLVHHGGKEKAVCVYPYEHYPFWENELRRPLDYGAFGENLTIKGLLESDVCIGDVFKLGKAIVQVSQPRQPCYKLSIKYGVPDMPLKVQQTGYTGFYFRVLEEGVASKADGLSLLHRHPKAITVSFANRIMHQEKDHIEGIKQILEVEELSVNWRNTFLKRLAGTETDSRERLSGNS
- a CDS encoding MGDG synthase family glycosyltransferase; the protein is MEVSAPKILILYASYGEGHVQAARAIMDSLRRLGHCEVQLLDLMAESHPWLNGLTKFVYMQSFKTIPQLYGWVYNITRGMQAKSAFGHVLHSFGMRQLALTLKKELPDLVIHTFPQLALPALRRKMGMNLPIVNVVTDFDLHGRWLHPDIDRYYVATEDLQQEAAQRGIPIERIAATGIPIHASFYNLSVNEVPDQQQVIPPLQTETTTLLIMAGAYGVLSGILDICRHLSRLPQLRLLIVCGRNQQLKAELDALYADHPDIYTYGFVGYVPALMRASNLVITKPGGITLSESIASGLPILVFKPVPGQELNNALYLQQKGAARIARTTEELIQHCLDLISTPSLAKEMKQAIELLRKPHPADQIAEDILLQLVDKRTSVRTN
- a CDS encoding serine hydrolase domain-containing protein, whose protein sequence is MSRYAPLFTAPVARLSALNLGTCEEEDIDASLLDQADHEIRAKFPKMHSFLLLRHGKLIWERYYNGHEASSLNDLRSATKSFTSTLVGIAMARGDMPGPETAVHKLLPEYLPKRKETLLERITIRHLLTMTSGLYWQTGKKLGEAFIHRFHRSKSWPSFALRLPVQEDQIGVFQYRSVDSHLLSVLLTRCCGIDAYTYALQHLFEPLGFGRSGWAQDPEGYTMGHIGLYLTSRDMAKFGDCCLHQGIWNGRELIPADWLHEATQRQIEGYPEFGDYGFQWWTGRLHDIDYACAHGHGGQQIYLIPEANAVVVFTADSKVSRWKNPRTLLERFVLPAVSSLNLERS